ATAACCATATCAGCAAGCTCTCGGGAATCTCTCGCAGCAACAAAAAACAAACTTTCATCATTAAAGACTGATTCTGCCGGTTTTAATCTCGATGTTACAACCGGAATTCCAGATGCTACATATTCAAATAATTTTGTAGAAAAAGCTAACTGCATAAAAAAATCATTTATATATGGTACTATCCCAATATCAGATTCTTTAATCTTTAAATAAATATTTTCTAAACTTTCTCTATCATTCAAAAAAACATTATTTTCTAATTTAAGTTTACCTATTAATTCTTTAATTCTAACTTTAAAAGCTTTATCATAAAAGCCGTAAATGTTTAAAATTGCATTTGGTATTTTTTCAGTAATATACTTCATAGATTCAACTGCTATATCAATTCCAAATCTTTCAGCAATAGATCCATGATATATTATTTTTAAATCTTTTTCAATTTTTTGATATATCCTTTGCGAATCAAATCTAAAAATATTTGTATCTGCCGAGTTAAAAACTACTGTTATTTTTTCTTTAGGTATATTTCTTTCTAATAATTTTTCCTTAAATCCGGGACTGGCAACAAGAATTTTATCAGCAATAGAGCAAGAGAGATTAGCAAAAAAAACAACTAATTTTCGTAATAGTTTTCTGTTTTCATGACTCCATTTGGAATCGAAAAGTTCAACAGAAGTATCTCTAATATCTAGGATAACTTTTGTGCCGAATATTTTTTGAAAAATTGTTATAAATACTAATAATTCCGGCAGAGTGTGAACAATAATAATATCAAACTTTTTTGAGAAATTAAGTTTTTGAAGATAATAAAAAGCCGGTAATGCGAATCTAATCGTATTTCCGATATATTCAAGAATAGTATCTTTTGCGCCAGGTGTAGAAACTCCATAAACTCTAACATTTTTCTTAATACTAATATTTCTCTTTTCCTCAAGCTGACAAATAACT
The nucleotide sequence above comes from Ignavibacteriota bacterium. Encoded proteins:
- a CDS encoding glycosyltransferase family 4 protein encodes the protein MTNKRACIISKFLYENDTRLQQQVSILSQNNFSVEVICQLEEKRNISIKKNVRVYGVSTPGAKDTILEYIGNTIRFALPAFYYLQKLNFSKKFDIIIVHTLPELLVFITIFQKIFGTKVILDIRDTSVELFDSKWSHENRKLLRKLVVFFANLSCSIADKILVASPGFKEKLLERNIPKEKITVVFNSADTNIFRFDSQRIYQKIEKDLKIIYHGSIAERFGIDIAVESMKYITEKIPNAILNIYGFYDKAFKVRIKELIGKLKLENNVFLNDRESLENIYLKIKESDIGIVPYINDFFMQLAFSTKLFEYVASGIPVVTSRLKPAESVFNDESLFFVAARDSRELADMVIYISQHPDLREKQVKNAYEDYAKISSEIMNKRFLDVLNGISN